In one Corallococcus sp. EGB genomic region, the following are encoded:
- a CDS encoding DNA/RNA non-specific endonuclease: protein MRQAAEAARLAAEAARKAAEAARKALEAAQKGVAAARQQQAAAQKAAADAQRAAAAQGQTPEGAKRTKAAADAAVAANTQAKDKLANAEKGLQAAEEKVALAAKKAEEAMGKANMAATQEKKTPPFTQKDLDSVKPKKNELVSAFEGTSRRGELEKLLGTVAPPSTQPVATSQPVDGEKLPAALDAVDPKDIEAALKLADGQTYTDPSSGAKYQVKKDATTGDTVLSDAKNGNTVTVKPDGSYTSTVTSQGKTKSGGTVDSTWTKSSDARGHATSLQSRKTSTEQHPETGATTTSATTTYDASRSPPVPQSRTEEMRMERPPAALAQKPGTPQGPTTVKTETQFDARGLPTKQTKTTEVRTQGYNAGAVNDFEASQGKALGDASKGADHHKANNPATSLKPGESSLTLTEETRYNAKGEPAVSTQKTDSVELKPAPKDANGNGVQVVRRQQEVTRGPKDATSTDSLPAVSSGTPGHMSSRTTATSYDPDGSTFEKGHASRTQTVSQASGTVDANGQVQLKHEPLEVKSLQEAGKNRWKYDHVSFEVDGNGKPVQGKEPKKLDKERQLPLLQDIKDWAVDGLKDLANAAGDLARDALSFAKEELLKPVDAAIDQMTGPVEDRLADEIKQLNSPGDALTLSGNLDAKVGLKGGIGGEIEVEMTSDGKYQLSAEVTGDVGVGVVGSASVSGGGRMEMTFDTPEEAARAAIILGKGPAAIASGGKDQKFMLDHLTAMEVSLGVEAEAGLEGKVGPFNADLSASIGATQSYRVEFEKGKPTHLVSTVEVEGSGAAILAAGFKGKVGVELGGEVSGTVSLETRIPLDASKVDATDVMSFIHNPVSAALVDSAETTISIEGSVDAGKEGQFFTAELSGLSGEELKGVAKKMMAGDFETAFDGVQYESKTTSGSYKDREVGVGAKLGVVDFEINARHRDMTAEGSGGEAGPKVSAGGDGEGGGKTKKNRGGGGTSGSSGSKGSDGNSPTGGSKPSGSAGGTDASSKPGGNATTGKGQQPGTMANAPTPEQVARPPANRLPPNAYRVNPATGQLILAPGSQQPRAERPATTEARPATPERATDNTGRPPVPVVRNPQLPGRTTRVRYDDGKVRIEAGPGATREDIQAHLETARILQRYEGAMGKVRQLIDKVKQAITGMPGYGSQGFESRLEVKKLSSILKDLEAMRAQLEQSIKGATNMLTTATAAQRAELERQISSVESQFRTHAAQVDSLVEGRGYVAREDEVAPVVDPDERLPRGVDAWVSEVLPPLIKPKDVKVHVAGMPPAPGPGAHWDGETLRVIDSGGMGEFVVNRERIGSLPEGVPPWVARAIPPHIQPGALRIEASKVTTGKPNDNLRSPEPNTAYWVDGRYLYVTDSRGRVASVEGDLYLVEKQVRSRDQSKANKLYFYTESGTRVPLMDGGAGGQPSKYPHDEGGHLIGAQFGGPAEFITYVPQTRYQNGSVTKLPWDPRLRKDANGDVIPPKDRDYILNWHELEMDSAKRLGGGDSIRVRILPQFISASTNRPDAIRVEAFVRTPEGEVGRNDWVFGNTSRMDRFEKDKPEGQGDEGGVAPRATAS, encoded by the coding sequence GTGCGTCAGGCCGCTGAGGCCGCGCGCCTCGCTGCGGAAGCCGCGCGGAAGGCGGCGGAGGCCGCGCGCAAGGCGCTTGAGGCGGCGCAGAAGGGAGTGGCGGCCGCGCGCCAGCAACAGGCCGCCGCGCAGAAGGCCGCCGCGGATGCGCAGAGGGCCGCGGCGGCGCAAGGACAGACACCCGAGGGTGCGAAGCGGACGAAGGCCGCTGCGGATGCCGCAGTGGCCGCCAACACCCAGGCGAAGGACAAGCTGGCCAACGCGGAGAAGGGGCTCCAGGCCGCCGAGGAGAAGGTGGCCCTGGCGGCGAAGAAGGCCGAGGAGGCCATGGGCAAGGCGAACATGGCCGCCACCCAGGAGAAGAAGACGCCGCCCTTCACGCAGAAGGACCTCGACAGCGTCAAGCCGAAGAAGAACGAGCTGGTCTCCGCCTTCGAGGGCACCAGTCGCCGAGGGGAGCTGGAGAAGCTGCTCGGCACCGTCGCACCGCCGTCGACCCAGCCGGTCGCCACCTCGCAGCCCGTGGACGGTGAGAAGCTTCCGGCGGCGCTCGACGCGGTGGACCCGAAGGACATCGAGGCCGCGCTCAAGCTCGCGGATGGACAGACGTACACGGACCCGTCCAGCGGCGCGAAGTACCAGGTGAAGAAGGACGCCACCACGGGCGACACGGTGCTGTCCGACGCGAAGAACGGAAATACAGTCACGGTGAAGCCAGACGGCAGCTACACCTCCACGGTGACGTCGCAGGGGAAGACGAAGTCCGGTGGCACGGTGGACTCGACCTGGACGAAGTCGTCCGACGCGCGGGGCCACGCCACGAGCCTCCAGTCGCGGAAGACGTCCACCGAGCAGCACCCGGAGACGGGCGCCACCACCACGTCCGCCACCACCACCTACGACGCCAGCCGGTCGCCTCCGGTGCCGCAGTCGCGCACGGAGGAGATGCGGATGGAGAGGCCTCCGGCGGCGCTCGCCCAGAAGCCAGGCACGCCCCAGGGCCCGACGACGGTGAAGACGGAGACGCAGTTCGACGCGCGGGGCCTGCCGACGAAGCAGACGAAGACGACCGAGGTGCGCACGCAAGGCTACAACGCGGGCGCAGTCAACGACTTCGAGGCCTCGCAGGGGAAGGCCCTGGGGGATGCCTCCAAGGGCGCGGACCACCACAAGGCGAACAACCCCGCCACGTCCCTGAAGCCGGGCGAGTCCAGCCTGACGCTGACGGAGGAGACGCGCTACAACGCCAAGGGCGAACCCGCCGTGTCCACGCAGAAGACGGACTCGGTGGAGCTCAAGCCCGCTCCCAAGGATGCCAACGGCAATGGCGTGCAGGTGGTGCGCCGCCAGCAGGAGGTGACGCGCGGCCCCAAGGACGCGACCTCCACCGACTCGCTGCCCGCGGTGTCGTCTGGGACGCCGGGCCACATGAGCAGTCGCACCACGGCCACGTCGTATGACCCGGATGGGTCCACGTTCGAGAAGGGCCATGCGAGCCGCACACAGACGGTGTCGCAGGCGTCGGGCACGGTGGATGCGAATGGTCAGGTCCAGCTGAAGCACGAGCCGTTGGAGGTGAAGAGCCTCCAGGAGGCCGGCAAGAACCGCTGGAAGTACGACCACGTCAGCTTCGAGGTGGATGGCAATGGCAAGCCGGTGCAGGGCAAGGAGCCGAAGAAGCTCGACAAGGAGCGCCAGCTTCCCTTGCTCCAGGACATCAAGGACTGGGCCGTTGACGGGCTGAAGGACCTGGCGAACGCGGCGGGGGACCTCGCCCGGGACGCGCTGAGCTTCGCGAAGGAGGAGCTGCTCAAGCCGGTGGATGCGGCCATCGACCAGATGACCGGGCCGGTCGAGGACCGGCTGGCGGATGAAATCAAGCAGCTCAACAGCCCCGGCGATGCGCTGACGTTGAGCGGCAACCTCGACGCGAAGGTCGGCCTCAAAGGGGGCATCGGGGGCGAGATCGAGGTCGAGATGACCTCGGATGGCAAGTACCAGCTGTCCGCCGAGGTGACGGGCGACGTGGGCGTGGGCGTGGTGGGGTCTGCGTCCGTGTCGGGTGGTGGCCGTATGGAGATGACCTTCGATACGCCGGAGGAAGCGGCGAGGGCGGCGATCATCCTGGGCAAGGGGCCGGCGGCGATTGCCTCGGGGGGCAAGGACCAGAAGTTCATGCTCGACCACCTGACCGCGATGGAGGTGAGCCTGGGCGTCGAGGCGGAGGCGGGGCTCGAAGGCAAGGTGGGGCCGTTCAACGCGGACCTGTCCGCGAGCATTGGCGCGACGCAGAGCTACCGGGTGGAGTTCGAGAAGGGCAAGCCGACGCACCTGGTGAGCACGGTGGAGGTCGAGGGCTCCGGCGCGGCGATCCTCGCGGCAGGCTTCAAGGGCAAGGTGGGCGTCGAGCTCGGCGGTGAAGTCTCGGGGACGGTGAGCCTGGAGACCCGGATTCCGCTCGACGCGAGCAAGGTGGACGCCACGGACGTGATGTCGTTCATCCACAACCCGGTGTCGGCGGCCCTGGTGGATTCAGCGGAGACGACCATCTCCATCGAGGGCTCGGTGGACGCGGGGAAGGAGGGCCAGTTCTTCACGGCCGAGCTCAGCGGGCTGAGCGGTGAGGAGCTGAAGGGGGTCGCGAAGAAGATGATGGCCGGTGATTTCGAGACGGCCTTCGACGGGGTGCAATACGAGTCAAAGACCACCTCCGGTTCGTACAAGGACCGTGAGGTGGGCGTGGGCGCGAAGCTCGGCGTGGTGGACTTCGAAATCAACGCCCGGCACCGCGACATGACGGCCGAGGGCAGCGGTGGAGAGGCGGGGCCCAAGGTCAGCGCGGGGGGCGACGGCGAGGGTGGAGGCAAGACGAAGAAGAATCGCGGCGGCGGTGGGACGTCGGGGAGCAGTGGCTCCAAGGGGAGCGATGGGAACTCGCCCACTGGGGGGAGCAAGCCCTCGGGGAGCGCGGGAGGGACGGACGCGTCCTCGAAGCCCGGGGGCAACGCGACGACTGGCAAGGGACAGCAGCCGGGGACGATGGCGAACGCTCCGACTCCGGAGCAGGTCGCGCGCCCGCCAGCGAACCGGCTGCCTCCGAACGCGTACCGGGTGAATCCCGCGACGGGGCAGCTCATCCTCGCGCCGGGGTCGCAGCAGCCTCGCGCTGAGCGGCCCGCCACGACGGAGGCGCGGCCGGCGACGCCGGAGCGGGCGACCGACAACACGGGGCGCCCGCCCGTGCCGGTGGTGCGCAATCCCCAGCTCCCGGGCCGCACCACGCGAGTGCGCTATGACGATGGGAAGGTCCGAATCGAGGCGGGTCCGGGCGCGACGCGTGAGGACATCCAGGCGCACCTGGAGACGGCGCGCATCCTCCAACGCTATGAGGGGGCGATGGGGAAGGTGCGCCAGCTCATCGATAAGGTGAAGCAGGCCATCACGGGGATGCCGGGTTATGGGAGCCAGGGCTTCGAGTCACGGTTGGAGGTCAAGAAGCTCTCCAGCATCCTCAAGGACCTGGAGGCCATGCGGGCGCAGCTCGAGCAGAGCATCAAGGGGGCGACGAACATGCTGACGACGGCCACGGCCGCACAGCGGGCAGAGCTGGAGCGCCAGATCTCCAGCGTGGAGAGCCAATTTCGGACGCATGCGGCGCAAGTGGACTCCCTGGTGGAGGGGAGGGGCTATGTGGCACGAGAGGACGAAGTTGCGCCCGTGGTTGATCCGGATGAGCGGCTGCCTCGGGGCGTTGATGCCTGGGTGTCCGAAGTCCTCCCTCCCCTCATCAAGCCGAAAGATGTGAAGGTCCATGTGGCGGGGATGCCTCCGGCCCCCGGTCCGGGAGCGCACTGGGATGGTGAAACACTGCGTGTGATAGATTCTGGTGGGATGGGCGAGTTTGTTGTGAATCGCGAGAGAATAGGCAGCCTGCCGGAGGGAGTACCTCCCTGGGTTGCCAGGGCGATTCCGCCTCACATTCAGCCGGGAGCCTTGAGGATCGAGGCGAGCAAAGTCACCACGGGCAAGCCCAATGACAATCTGCGTTCCCCTGAGCCCAATACCGCGTACTGGGTGGATGGAAGGTACCTTTACGTGACGGACAGCAGGGGACGAGTTGCCTCCGTGGAAGGCGACCTCTACCTCGTGGAAAAACAGGTCCGGAGCCGCGACCAGAGTAAAGCGAACAAGCTGTATTTCTACACTGAGTCCGGGACGCGGGTTCCGCTCATGGATGGTGGCGCGGGGGGGCAGCCATCGAAGTACCCACACGATGAGGGTGGGCATCTCATCGGCGCGCAATTTGGAGGGCCGGCGGAATTCATCACTTACGTTCCGCAGACCCGGTATCAGAATGGCTCGGTGACCAAACTGCCGTGGGACCCCCGCCTTCGCAAGGACGCGAATGGAGACGTGATTCCGCCCAAGGATCGTGATTACATTCTCAACTGGCATGAGCTTGAGATGGACTCGGCCAAGCGTCTCGGCGGGGGGGATTCGATTCGGGTGAGGATCTTGCCACAGTTCATTTCTGCGTCGACGAATCGCCCTGATGCAATTCGAGTTGAGGCGTTTGTTAGAACTCCTGAAGGTGAAGTGGGTCGCAATGATTGGGTGTTTGGAAACACCTCTCGCATGGATAGGTTTGAAAAAGACAAGCCCGAAGGCCAGGGGGATGAGGGTGGGGTGGCGCCCAGGGCAACCGCATCTTGA
- a CDS encoding transposase produces MPCPCTGWRERVERGGVPMIRSTLTDLFHKAASVLLPLSQHLLQCIASADVVWADETPLRMLDVKKTKRGYLWTFLTQNEAGQWLISVNCYPTSGCGDAPPTRPLRPSSPVPEQLAPRGARRARSWSVFNPSGTSLAGRLRPARSPSSPAR; encoded by the coding sequence ATGCCATGCCCTTGCACCGGCTGGCGCGAGCGCGTGGAGCGAGGCGGCGTGCCCATGATTCGCAGCACGCTGACGGACCTCTTCCACAAGGCCGCCTCGGTGTTGCTGCCTCTTTCGCAGCACCTCTTGCAATGCATTGCGTCCGCGGACGTGGTGTGGGCCGACGAGACGCCGCTGCGCATGCTGGACGTGAAGAAGACGAAGCGGGGCTACCTCTGGACTTTCCTCACCCAGAATGAGGCGGGGCAGTGGCTCATATCGGTGAACTGCTACCCCACGAGTGGATGCGGCGACGCACCGCCGACCCGCCCGCTTCGCCCCTCCAGCCCAGTCCCTGAACAGCTCGCTCCTCGCGGCGCCCGCCGTGCACGGTCGTGGTCCGTCTTCAATCCTTCCGGCACGTCACTGGCCGGACGGCTACGTCCTGCTCGAAGTCCGTCCAGTCCAGCGCGATGA
- the tnpB gene encoding IS66 family insertion sequence element accessory protein TnpB (TnpB, as the term is used for proteins encoded by IS66 family insertion elements, is considered an accessory protein, since TnpC, encoded by a neighboring gene, is a DDE family transposase.) translates to MFALLASVRVVLAVEPVDMRKSIDGLMTLVRTAWGEDVYSGHLFAFVSRKGDRVKVLTWSRGSFVLLYKRLETGRFRLPRVDADTKAVQLEATQLAMLLDGLDVADVRRPPAWTPPGRAAS, encoded by the coding sequence GTGTTCGCCCTGCTTGCCTCGGTGCGCGTGGTGCTGGCAGTGGAGCCGGTGGACATGCGCAAGTCGATTGACGGCCTCATGACTCTGGTGCGCACGGCGTGGGGCGAGGACGTCTACTCGGGCCACCTCTTCGCCTTCGTCTCGCGAAAGGGCGACAGAGTGAAGGTGCTGACGTGGAGCCGGGGCAGCTTCGTGCTTCTCTACAAGCGGCTGGAGACGGGCCGCTTCCGGCTGCCGCGGGTGGACGCGGACACGAAAGCGGTGCAGTTGGAGGCTACCCAGTTGGCGATGCTGCTGGACGGCCTCGACGTGGCGGACGTGCGACGCCCGCCGGCCTGGACTCCGCCCGGGCGCGCGGCCTCCTGA
- a CDS encoding IS66 family insertion sequence element accessory protein TnpB, translated as MAKQVEKPAWARVAEAFEASGQTQREFALANGVRLSTLQSWVHRHRRSAASRAEAVRLLPVQVARSPAATEMVLEVVAASGARVRFAVGTDVGYVAHLVAALGR; from the coding sequence ATGGCGAAGCAGGTGGAGAAGCCGGCGTGGGCGCGCGTCGCTGAAGCGTTCGAGGCGAGTGGGCAGACGCAGCGGGAGTTCGCGTTGGCGAATGGCGTGCGGCTGAGCACGTTGCAGTCGTGGGTACACCGGCATCGGCGGAGCGCGGCGTCGCGAGCGGAAGCCGTGAGACTCTTGCCGGTGCAAGTGGCGAGGAGTCCCGCGGCGACGGAAATGGTGCTGGAGGTGGTGGCCGCGAGCGGAGCGCGGGTGCGATTCGCGGTAGGCACCGACGTCGGTTACGTGGCCCATCTCGTCGCGGCGCTGGGACGGTAA
- a CDS encoding pyridoxal-dependent decarboxylase translates to MTLDLDLFRFRQLLERSCEQVLSLYAGLEQKRVTHSSSPRLVADQFSGPLPTEGRAPEEVLARDIPFIFEHSTLNISPRFFAYVMSGGSQVGILAELLCAALNVNHAKWHLASAAAEIERTTLRWLSEFIGYREDAGGALVSGGSEANLYCLRVARDAQAPETREEGCQQAGRPLTLYASAETHSCVMKSVQMLGLGSRSLRKIPVDAHYRVDVAALEALILQDQREGLRPFCVVGNAGTVNTGSVDDLDALADVASRHGLWFHVDGAYGAAAASVDLTRELFRGMRRADSIALDPHKWLQVPFEAGCALVRDWTSLRNTFGYAAPYLRAKSDSEERWDWMGHTFQLSRSFRALKVWMQFQVYGSHKLAAVIEDNVRLMRQLAADIEQSPDFELMAPAPLSIVCFRYAPEKLRALGEDAVDGLNDRLLEECERRGTYFLTGTKLKGHTALRACLVNHRATASETQGLLAHLRALGEELSG, encoded by the coding sequence ATGACACTCGACCTCGACCTCTTCCGCTTCCGCCAGTTGCTGGAGCGCTCCTGTGAGCAGGTGCTCTCGCTCTATGCCGGCCTGGAACAGAAGCGGGTCACCCACTCCAGCTCGCCCCGACTCGTCGCGGACCAGTTCTCTGGGCCCTTGCCCACGGAAGGCCGCGCCCCCGAGGAGGTGCTGGCCCGGGACATCCCTTTCATCTTCGAGCACTCCACCCTGAACATCAGCCCGCGCTTCTTCGCCTACGTGATGTCCGGTGGGAGTCAGGTGGGCATCCTGGCGGAGCTGCTCTGCGCCGCGCTGAACGTGAACCACGCGAAGTGGCACCTCGCCTCCGCGGCGGCCGAAATCGAGCGCACCACCCTGCGCTGGCTGTCGGAGTTCATCGGCTACCGGGAGGACGCGGGGGGCGCCCTGGTGAGCGGCGGCAGCGAGGCGAACCTGTACTGCCTGCGTGTCGCCCGGGACGCCCAGGCCCCCGAGACTCGCGAGGAGGGCTGCCAGCAGGCCGGACGTCCGCTGACCCTCTATGCCTCCGCGGAGACCCACTCGTGCGTCATGAAGTCCGTGCAGATGCTCGGCCTCGGGAGCCGCTCTCTGCGGAAGATTCCGGTCGACGCCCACTATCGTGTCGACGTGGCGGCGCTGGAGGCACTCATCCTCCAGGACCAGCGCGAGGGTCTGCGCCCCTTCTGCGTGGTGGGCAACGCCGGCACCGTCAACACCGGGAGCGTGGACGACCTCGACGCGCTCGCGGACGTGGCCTCGCGCCATGGCCTCTGGTTCCACGTCGACGGAGCCTACGGCGCGGCGGCGGCGTCAGTGGACCTCACACGGGAACTGTTCCGAGGCATGCGGCGCGCGGACTCCATCGCGCTCGACCCACATAAGTGGCTCCAGGTCCCTTTCGAAGCAGGCTGTGCCCTCGTCCGGGACTGGACGAGCCTGCGGAACACGTTCGGCTACGCCGCGCCCTACCTGCGCGCGAAGAGCGACAGCGAGGAGCGCTGGGATTGGATGGGCCACACGTTCCAACTGTCGCGCAGCTTCCGAGCCCTCAAGGTCTGGATGCAGTTCCAGGTCTACGGCAGCCACAAGCTGGCGGCGGTCATCGAGGACAACGTGCGGCTCATGCGCCAACTCGCGGCGGACATCGAACAGTCCCCGGACTTCGAGCTGATGGCTCCCGCCCCACTCTCCATCGTGTGCTTCCGCTACGCCCCGGAGAAGCTGCGCGCCCTGGGCGAGGACGCGGTGGACGGGCTGAACGACCGGCTCCTGGAGGAATGCGAGCGACGAGGGACGTACTTCCTGACCGGGACGAAGCTGAAGGGACACACCGCGCTCAGGGCCTGCCTCGTCAACCACCGAGCCACGGCCTCGGAGACACAGGGGTTGCTCGCCCACCTGCGCGCGCTGGGAGAGGAGCTCTCCGGCTGA
- a CDS encoding PLP-dependent aminotransferase family protein, with protein MARTKYERLAAELERQISSNLVKPGERLSSVRELSRVKGVGLNTAVRALALLEDRGLIVSKPQSGFYVLGPRSAPDVVTAPPMRPSVPQAVQVPELVSTLFESAKDRDILPLGAACLSSELYPNEAINRMTRRVVREQPRLVGGYSLPPGDFEFRRQVSRRLERFGTFVAPAEIVATNGAMESLGLALRATCAPGDTVLIESPQYFGILQALQHLRLKVVELPSHPVEGIRLEQVEEVLARRGIAAGLFTPNFSNPMGTLMSDEKKAALVALFARHDVPLIEDDIYAELSFQQLRPRALKAFDTRGGVLTCASFSKTVSPGLKVGWLAPGRHLEAVQALQLASSMGGSPVSQRVMATYLASKEYERNLRELRLHCSVQVERFSRHLLAHFPEGTRTSQPKGGFVLWVELPKRVDSVELYRRALAEGISLSPGTLFSTRDLYRHYIRLNCGNVWSTKLEQGLTRLGRLATLLARARPS; from the coding sequence ATGGCCCGGACGAAGTACGAGCGACTGGCCGCCGAGCTCGAGCGGCAGATCTCCAGCAACCTGGTGAAGCCCGGCGAGCGACTGAGCTCCGTTCGCGAACTCAGCCGCGTGAAGGGGGTGGGGCTGAACACGGCGGTCCGCGCGCTCGCGCTCCTGGAGGACCGGGGGCTCATCGTGTCCAAGCCCCAGTCCGGCTTCTACGTGCTGGGGCCTCGTTCGGCCCCGGACGTCGTCACCGCCCCCCCCATGCGTCCGAGCGTCCCGCAGGCAGTGCAGGTGCCGGAGTTGGTCTCCACCCTCTTCGAGTCGGCGAAGGACCGGGACATCCTCCCGCTGGGGGCCGCCTGCCTCTCCTCCGAGCTGTACCCCAACGAGGCCATCAACCGGATGACGCGCCGGGTGGTCCGCGAGCAGCCCCGACTCGTGGGCGGCTATTCACTGCCGCCAGGGGACTTCGAGTTCCGCCGGCAGGTCTCCCGTCGACTGGAGCGGTTCGGCACCTTCGTGGCGCCCGCCGAAATCGTCGCCACGAATGGCGCCATGGAGTCGCTCGGGTTGGCGTTGCGCGCGACGTGTGCGCCGGGCGACACGGTGCTCATCGAGTCACCGCAGTACTTCGGCATCCTCCAGGCGCTCCAGCACCTGCGGCTGAAGGTGGTGGAGCTCCCCTCGCACCCGGTCGAGGGCATCCGGCTGGAGCAGGTCGAGGAGGTCCTCGCGCGCCGGGGCATCGCCGCGGGGCTCTTCACGCCCAACTTCAGCAACCCCATGGGGACGTTGATGAGCGACGAGAAGAAGGCCGCGCTCGTCGCGCTCTTCGCGCGACACGACGTGCCGCTCATCGAGGACGACATCTACGCGGAGCTGTCGTTCCAGCAACTGCGCCCCAGGGCGCTGAAGGCCTTCGACACCCGGGGCGGCGTGCTGACCTGCGCGTCGTTCTCCAAGACGGTCTCCCCGGGGCTCAAGGTGGGGTGGCTCGCGCCAGGGCGACATCTGGAGGCGGTGCAGGCGCTCCAGCTCGCCTCCTCCATGGGAGGCAGCCCCGTGTCGCAGCGGGTGATGGCGACCTACCTGGCCTCGAAGGAGTACGAGCGGAACCTGCGGGAGCTGCGGCTGCACTGCTCGGTGCAGGTGGAGCGCTTCTCCCGGCACCTCCTGGCCCACTTCCCCGAGGGCACGCGGACATCGCAGCCGAAGGGCGGGTTCGTGCTCTGGGTGGAGCTGCCGAAGCGGGTGGACTCGGTGGAGCTGTACCGCCGGGCACTCGCGGAGGGCATCTCCCTCTCTCCGGGGACGCTGTTCTCCACGCGGGACCTCTACCGCCACTACATCCGGCTCAACTGCGGCAACGTCTGGTCCACGAAACTGGAGCAGGGGCTGACGCGGTTGGGGCGTCTGGCGACCCTGCTCGCGAGGGCCCGCCCGTCCTAG
- a CDS encoding gas vesicle protein: MAQTDDHVTTPPQRNYPPASTRSSSVADILERVLDKGIVITGDIKINLTNVELLTIQIRLVISSVERAQEMGLDWWTTNPNFSSRARQQLPEAQAPAAVPVPRATPKPSTATRRAPKARKV, translated from the coding sequence ATGGCCCAAACCGACGATCACGTGACGACGCCCCCACAGCGCAACTACCCGCCCGCTTCGACCCGCAGCAGCTCCGTGGCCGACATCCTCGAGCGGGTGCTGGACAAGGGCATCGTCATCACCGGGGACATCAAGATAAATCTGACGAACGTCGAGCTGCTGACCATCCAGATTCGACTGGTCATCTCCTCGGTGGAGCGGGCGCAGGAGATGGGCCTGGACTGGTGGACGACCAACCCCAACTTCAGCTCCCGTGCGCGACAGCAGCTCCCGGAGGCCCAGGCGCCCGCGGCGGTTCCGGTCCCACGTGCTACACCCAAGCCCTCCACCGCGACCAGGCGCGCGCCCAAGGCCAGGAAGGTGTAG
- a CDS encoding gas vesicle protein K — MAVEGTPQAVEEFSRALESTKPPKLELDEENVQAGLVRLVLAVVELIRQLLERQALRRIDAGTLSEEQIERLGVTFLRLQEQMDALKNQFHLTDEDLNLDLGPLGTTL; from the coding sequence ATGGCGGTCGAGGGCACACCACAGGCGGTGGAGGAGTTCTCTCGGGCGTTGGAGTCGACGAAGCCGCCCAAGCTGGAGCTGGACGAGGAGAACGTCCAGGCCGGGCTGGTGCGGCTGGTGCTCGCTGTCGTCGAGCTCATCCGCCAACTGCTGGAGAGGCAGGCGCTGCGCCGGATCGACGCCGGCACACTGAGTGAAGAGCAGATTGAAAGGCTGGGCGTCACCTTCCTGCGCCTGCAGGAGCAGATGGATGCCTTGAAGAATCAATTCCACCTGACGGACGAGGACCTGAATCTGGACCTCGGGCCGCTGGGCACGACGCTGTGA
- a CDS encoding gas vesicle protein, translating to MNGPANTPEAQQERASVLELLDRVLNKGVVISGDLVISVADVDLIYLGLRLLLTSVETALEVGTLPEHPQRLQ from the coding sequence ATGAACGGGCCGGCGAATACACCCGAGGCACAGCAGGAGCGCGCCTCGGTGTTGGAGTTGCTGGACCGGGTGCTCAACAAGGGCGTGGTCATCAGCGGTGACCTGGTGATTTCGGTGGCCGACGTGGACCTCATCTACCTGGGCCTGCGGCTGCTGTTGACCTCGGTGGAGACGGCGCTGGAGGTAGGCACCCTTCCCGAACATCCGCAGCGCTTGCAGTGA
- a CDS encoding gas vesicle protein GvpG, with the protein MIILDDILMAPVRSIAWIFRSVHKAVQDEQAKEQTDLRTRLSDLYQELERGEITEEQFNEQESQLLDRLDAVKGAQEGAGPATPETGPGGENR; encoded by the coding sequence ATGATCATCCTGGACGACATCCTGATGGCCCCTGTCCGGAGCATCGCGTGGATCTTCCGCTCGGTGCACAAGGCCGTGCAGGACGAACAGGCCAAGGAGCAGACCGACCTCCGCACCCGCCTGAGCGACCTGTACCAGGAGCTCGAGCGCGGCGAGATCACGGAGGAGCAGTTCAACGAGCAGGAGTCGCAGCTGCTCGACCGCCTGGACGCGGTGAAGGGAGCGCAGGAGGGGGCAGGGCCTGCGACTCCTGAAACAGGCCCTGGAGGTGAGAACAGATGA